In Populus alba chromosome 1, ASM523922v2, whole genome shotgun sequence, a single window of DNA contains:
- the LOC118036004 gene encoding L-lactate dehydrogenase B: protein MQKSASASSLGPGGLDLSQIFFKPIQNTSPPSPTKRHTKISVIGTGNVGMAIAQTILTQDLADELALVDAIPDKLRGEMLDLQHAAAFLPRTKILASTDYSVTVGSDLCIVTAGARQIAGESRLNLLQRNVAMFQGIIPPLAQYSPDAILMIVSNPVDVLTYVAWKLSGFPSNRVIGSGTNLDSSRFRFLIADHLDVNAQDVQAYIVGEHGDSSVALWSSISVGGVPVLSFLEKQQIPYEKDALEKIHKAVVESAYEVISLKGYTSWAIGYSAANLARSILRDQRKIHPVSVLANGFYGIGDGDVFLSLPAQLGRGGVLGVTNVHLTDEEAQRLRNSAKTISEVQSQLGL from the exons ATGCAAAAGAGCGCTTCAGCTTCTTCATTAGGCCCAGGAGGCCTAGACCTGTCTCAGATCTTCTTCAAACCAATCCAAAACACATCTCCGCCATCACCCACCAAACGCCACACCAAAATTTCTGTTATTGGTACCGGCAATGTAGGCATGGCAATAGCCCAAACAATTTTGACGCAAGACTTAGCTGACGAGCTTGCCCTTGTTGATGCCATACCTGACAAGCTCCGCGGAGAAATGCTTGATCTCCAACATGCTGCAGCTTTTTTACCCCGCACCAAAATTCTTGCATCCACTGATTACTCTGTCACTGTTGGATCTGATCTTTGTATTGTAACTGCTGGGGCTCGACAGATTGCCGGGGAGTCGAGGTTGAATTTGTTGCAGAGGAATGTTGCAATGTTTCAGGGGATTATACCTCCACTTGCTCAGTATTCTCCTGACGCGATCTTGATGATTGTGTCGAATCCTGTTGATGTGTTGACTTATGTGGCCTGGAAGTTGTCGGGGTTTCCTTCGAATCGGGTTATTGGATCTGGTACCAATTTGGATAGCTCCAGGTTTCGGTTCTTGATTGCTGATCATCTTGATGTCAATGCCCAGGATGTACAG GCCTACATTGTCGGTGAGCACGGGGATAGTTCTGTGGCATTATGGTCTAGCATAAGTGTAGGAGGAGTGCCCGTATTGAGCTTCTTAGAGAAGCAGCAAATACCCTATGAGAAGGATGCACTGGAGAAAATCCACAAAGCAGTTGTAGAGAGTGCATATGAAGTGATTAGTCTCAAGGGCTACACATCTTGGGCAATTGGGTACTCAGCTGCTAACCTGGCTCGGTCCATTCTCAGAGACCAGAGGAAAATCCACCCTGTTTCCGTTCTTGCAAATGGGTTTTATGGCATTGGCGACGGGGATGTGTTCTTGAGCTTGCCGGCACAGCTAGGTAGAGGAGGGGTTTTGGGGGTGACCAATGTGCATTTGACGGATGAGGAGGCACAAAGGCTCAGGAACTCTGCTAAGACCATCTCGGAGGTGCAAAGCCAGTTGGGACTTTGA
- the LOC118036003 gene encoding NADH dehydrogenase [ubiquinone] 1 beta subcomplex subunit 8, mitochondrial isoform X2, translated as MAGRLSNVASRIMGGNGVVSRSVASSLRLRSGMGLPVGKHIVPDKPISVNDELTWDNGTAFPEPCIDRIADTVGKYEALAWLCGGLGFFASLGLLVVWNDKASTIPFTPKVYPYDNLKVELGGEP; from the exons ATGGCAGGTAGATTGAGCAACGTGGCTTCACGGATCATGGGAGGAAACGGCGTCGTTAGCCGCTCTGTCGCCTCCTCTCTTCGCCTCCGTTCCGGCATGGGCCTCCCCGTCGGAAAACACATCGTCCCCGATAAACCC ATTTCCGTGAATGATGAGCTGACGTGGGACAATGGGACTGCGTTTCCAGAACCTTGCATAGATCGAATCGCCGATACTGTTGGAAAG TATGAGGCCTTGGCTTGGTTATGTGGAGGTTTGGGATTTTTCGCGAGTCTCGGGTTGTTAGTTGTGTGGAATGATAAAGCTTCTACGATTCCATTT ACACCGAAGGTGTATCCATACGACAACCTGAAGGTGGAGCTTGGTGGAGAACCGTAG
- the LOC118036003 gene encoding NADH dehydrogenase [ubiquinone] 1 beta subcomplex subunit 8, mitochondrial isoform X3, which translates to MAGRLSNVASRIMGGNGVVSRSVASSLRLRSGMGLPVGKHIVPDKPISVNDELTWDNGTAFPEPCIDRIADTVGKYEALAWLCGGLGFFASLGLLVVWNDKASTIPFRTCWWFLEAPG; encoded by the exons ATGGCAGGTAGATTGAGCAACGTGGCTTCACGGATCATGGGAGGAAACGGCGTCGTTAGCCGCTCTGTCGCCTCCTCTCTTCGCCTCCGTTCCGGCATGGGCCTCCCCGTCGGAAAACACATCGTCCCCGATAAACCC ATTTCCGTGAATGATGAGCTGACGTGGGACAATGGGACTGCGTTTCCAGAACCTTGCATAGATCGAATCGCCGATACTGTTGGAAAG TATGAGGCCTTGGCTTGGTTATGTGGAGGTTTGGGATTTTTCGCGAGTCTCGGGTTGTTAGTTGTGTGGAATGATAAAGCTTCTACGATTCCATTT AGGACATGTTGGTGGTTCTTGGAAGCTCCTGGATGA
- the LOC118036003 gene encoding NADH dehydrogenase [ubiquinone] 1 beta subcomplex subunit 8, mitochondrial isoform X1, which produces MAGRLSNVASRIMGGNGVVSRSVASSLRLRSGMGLPVGKHIVPDKPISVNDELTWDNGTAFPEPCIDRIADTVGKYEALAWLCGGLGFFASLGLLVVWNDKASTIPFSLRIIRKAWTNFCGKHPVPLNFLLPWHYAKSNYS; this is translated from the exons ATGGCAGGTAGATTGAGCAACGTGGCTTCACGGATCATGGGAGGAAACGGCGTCGTTAGCCGCTCTGTCGCCTCCTCTCTTCGCCTCCGTTCCGGCATGGGCCTCCCCGTCGGAAAACACATCGTCCCCGATAAACCC ATTTCCGTGAATGATGAGCTGACGTGGGACAATGGGACTGCGTTTCCAGAACCTTGCATAGATCGAATCGCCGATACTGTTGGAAAG TATGAGGCCTTGGCTTGGTTATGTGGAGGTTTGGGATTTTTCGCGAGTCTCGGGTTGTTAGTTGTGTGGAATGATAAAGCTTCTACGATTCCATTT TCCTTGAGAATTATACGGAAAGCCTGGACAAATTTTTGTGGGAAGCATCCTGTTCCCCTGAATTTTCTTTTGCCTTGGCATTATGCAAAATCTAATTATTCTTGA